CAAAGCCAGTATTGCCCTGATACCAAAATCAGATATAgatacaacaaaaaaagaaaacagtaatgtCCCTGATTAACATAGACGATGAATTCTCAATAAAACCCttacaaaccaaatccaagaccACACACATTAAGATCATATACACCGTGACCAAACTGGTTTCATTTCAAGGGTGCAAGTTTGGTTCAACACACAAATCAGTGTAGGTGCAATTCAGTACATAAACAGACATATGAACAGAAACCATACAGATCAGGAACAGCAAGATGGCtaagtggataaaggcacttgctgctaagccttgatgacctaagttcaattccaaccaactcctttaagttgttttttgaCTTTCACACATGTTCTGGCGCATGCATGAGCATTGCACTTAAGTGTACTCATACATACAAAGTAAAGAAATGTGAAGAAAAGTCACATGATtgtctcaatagatgcagaaaagtcCTTCAGCCAAGTTTCACCATCCCTtcagggggaaaggaagaggaggagtgtgCCTCAGCATGAGGGGAACTGCACTGTTCTCAATGGTGAAAACAATTGAGAAGTTTGTTCTTCCCAGATCTGGAGCAAAACTCGAGTGTTCGTTCTCTTCACTCCTGGATCAGTAAGacgagaaagaaacaaaaggttcCTAGGAATATACCTAATTaaggaagtgaaagacctctacagtgaaaattttaagtacattaaaatttaaagactaaaattaaaaacttttgttATAATACTTTTTTTGACTCATACCTGGACACTTCTTGTGCTTTGAAAGAAATCTACAATACTTGGtgtaataatacatatttttatagtacttcataaaacattttctgttttaactGTTAGAAATACACTTTTATTATAAACTCCTGATAATTCTTTTGGTGTCttattcacgtgtgtgtgtgtgtgtgtgtgtgtgtgtgtgtgtgtgtgtgtacatgcaagcactactgcatgcacacacgcagGCTCAGGCTCACAaactgtggagaccagaggacaattagtctgaatcagttctttccttctaccttgtgagatctggggatcgaactcagatcttcaggcttggtagcaagcacctttaccttaTCGAGCCATCTAGCCAGCCCCAGATTCATTATTGAGGTATTGCAGTGCTTGTGTTCAAGTAAGTACCACCCTATTTAACAGTAGCCCCACTGTTAAATTGCTGGcacgtgcctgtaatccctgTATTTGGGGGGTGAgtcaggaagattgtgagttcagagccacatggcaagactgtgtctcaaaaaaaaaataaaaaaaaaaaggagaaaagaagaagaagaagaagaagaagaagaagaagaagaagaagaagaagaagaagaagaagaagaagaagaagaaaagcaagctaGTTCCCAAATGTAAAAGTAATGAAGctaaggccaggtggtggtggcacacacctttaatcccagcactcaagagacagagacgggtggatctctgtgaggccagcctggtctacagagcaagttccaggataggctccaaagctacacagagaaaccctgtcttgaaaaacaaaaacaaaaacaaacaaacaaaaaactaatgaaGCTATGTTATCATTAGTTATTTTTACTATGTGTGttcaattttttgagacaggattgtcTGTCCTACCCTCCCACCCCAGTGTGCATGttcgtgtgcgtgtgcgtgtgcgtgtgtgtggtgtagacTCATGCCAGACTTGAACAGAGTGAGTTTGTGGAGTTAGTGTGGCTCTCAGGACCCCATGTCAGCCACCGGGCAGTGCAGCTTTAGACCAATCCCTGTCCTCTCTGGGAGGTAGTATCCTCTTTTGTGAAAAGCCAGCCTGAGCCTCTTGCTGGCTCTAGCCAATGTGCTTCTGTGAGCTTAAGGATGGAAGGAGAGCCCCCAGCAAACAGAGCTGGTGGGCGGTTAACCCAGAGCAGATTTTCAACCCAAGCCCTGGGGCCCAGCTGGAGCCACTTTAAATTCCATTCAGCTAGCCcgtcatgtttgcacagcaaaagAACCTGTTGTATTCAGAGCTTGATCTTGGGGCTGGAGCCAGAGAGGCGGGGCCAGGGCAAATATTGGCACTGGCCGCTGAGCTGTCTCTTCTGGCTGTTCTGCGGCCTGGCGCCAGGGGTGGGTCAGCTTGGCCCAGGCCCCAGGCCTTTATCTTCTTGGAATACCTTATAGAGAATTGTTTGGGTGGTGGCTATGGCACCTTCTCCTTTATGAAGGGGAGGACCAAtaaacaagaaaggaacaaatgCCAGCCACCTCCTGCATACCTGTGGCACCTGCCAGGCTCCAGCTTCCCATCTGGGGAGAGCTGGCTTCGAGAGCAAGGCTTCAGGAGGGTTACAGTAGCTTCTGGACTTGGGCCTATGGACCTGGAACTCCTGGCTCTTAAAAGCTGTGTGATTTGGGGCAAGCAACtccatctctctgtgcttctgggAAGTGTGAGCAACTATCACAGGCCTGGGAGTGGTGATAGTGTGGAGATGAAGTGAGACGGGCTGATAAGGGCTTACAGGAGCTTGTGGTGGCTCACGAGAGCCACAGATCCACTCTGGGTAACCCAGTCTTCTGCATGAACCTTTACAGATGTAGCTCTCAGTGAGCCTGCTCAGTAGTCTGGGCTGGGGTCCTTATTCCCCAGTCCTCTTCACATGAAGAAATCCAGTGTATTCTTCCTGCTGAAAACAAACTGGCCCGCAGCCAAGACCCTGCTGCAAAGCCAGCCCCTACGGCTGTTCTGCACACTCCAGGCTCTGAGACTACCATGCTCCTTCAGCGGCCAGGCGCCCCACCCCACCTGGTGCCAGTGCCCTGctcctgcctgcacccacctgtCCACCTTTCCCTGCCTCCTACCGGGCTGGGTCCTCTCCAAGGCCCTGCTTGGGCCTCCACTTTGATTAGTCAGCCTGCACAGATCCCCGGAGATGGCACACAACAGTGAAGTGTTCCACAAATGTCATGCTACACGATCTGCTTTGTCCTCCATGCCACACTGTTCAACAAGCTGCCTTGCCTCTTTCTGATAGGttttaattaatcaatttatttattgtgtgtggtacatgtgtgcatgtgtgagtgtgtgtgtgtgtgtgtgtgtgtgtgtgtgagtgtgtgtgtgtgtgtgtgtgtgtgtgtgtgtgtgttcatgcatgcacatTTGGAGGCTAGAAGTTGACACTGGGTATCATCATcattcattctccaccttatttatatttccatttattttatttttgcgtGACTGTGTGGACACACATTTCAGCAGAGGACAAGctcctgtttgtctctgttttctccttgtgggtcctaggaatcaaactcaagttatcAAACTTGGCAGCAGGTGTCTTTTCCTGCTGAGTTATCTCACTGTAACTCCACCttctcttttgagaaagggtctcccactgaaccagaGTTCATCAGGTCAACTGATGGCCAGTCAACCCCCatgacctgcctgtctctgcacacatacaccacgAGCACTGGAGACACAGATGCCACCCCACACCTGCCTTGCATATGAGTGCTGAAAATCCAAGCCCAGGCcgtcatgcttgcacagaaaacTCTTTGCTTGATACCTCTCAAAACACCAagacaggttttattttattttattatttttggttttttgagacagagtttctctgtatagccatggctgtcctggaccagactggcctcgaactcggagattcgcctgtttctgcctcttaaGTGTTGTGaatgaaggcatgtgccaccactgtccggcaAGAGACAGGTTTTAGATACTGTGAAAACTGTCCACGTTCCTGGCTTAAACTCCCAGATGTCACCCCACCGCCTACAGGATGAACTGAGACACTGCCTGTATTGATTCAACCCTCTGCACACTACTATGTCTGCCCCCTACCTTGAAGGAAAATGTGATAATTCATTTTCAAAGATGCCTTGAGCCAACTGAGGCCCAGTGCAAACTGAACAGAAAATGCTGGCCCTCTGCTCGTCTACATACCCCTACCCAAACTCTGCTTAGCTACACTCCCATCCATACTAGATGTTTAGTATAGAAAACTACTATAGCCAAGCTTGCCTGCACGGGTCTGatgtgtcttaaaaacaaacagggcATAGAACAGATGAACCCATGCAAAGTTCTTGttgagaaaaagacaaatgtaaaGGAGAGGGGGACAGATGAGACCTTGATGGCCCAAGAGACTGTACCCTCCTGATTATTCACAAAAAGGGAGGAAGGGTCATGCATTAGGGTTTGTAAATGCTCTTGGCACTCACAAGGCGAGCCTGCCATTCTGGGCTGATGCCTTGCAAGGTCATCAAATAAACTGATTTGCTTTTGCTCTTCTGAGTCTCTAGTACTCTTATTATGAAGTGATGTCCTTTGTTTTTCACATATGCTCATGCTTTGGCTGCTCCAGCCTGTTGGATGTCCATGGTTGAGAACTGTCACATGGCTCCCATGGACTAAGCATGGGTACCCCTCCTCCTGAAGACAGCCCCTACCTTCTGCAGAGAAACCCAGCTGAAGGGTCAAGCTGAGGCTGGCCATCCCCCAAGCAGGATCACTGGGGCCCAGCATTCCTTGCTGTCTCCCTCGTCCCTGCATGGTGTGACATGGGCTTCCCACAAGGCCTCACACTGCTCATGTGCTGGGAGCTGGGCCTCTTCTCTGGGgccccagctcccagctcccagcttgGTTCAGAAATGAATACACAAATTAGTGAAAGAACAAACGAGCTCACCTGCTCCTCGGATGCCATTTTCAGTTCAAACCTTACAAGACACTAACGCAGAAAGCCAGATTTAGTCATTTCTAGTGAGCTGTCTCTGTGTCCTCCAAGAGGAGTCCCCCATAGCCAGATTCCAAGTCTCTCTTTTGGTCCCTCAAGCTACCTCTTTATATTCACCCCTGCACACAGACTCCCCCCAGTCACTTTAATAGTGGGGAAGGCCCCGAGGTCAGGGCTCCACAGACTGGCTTTGGGTCCCAGTCCCAGTGTTGATCCTGGGCAAatcctgggcctcagtttcctcatctgtctaATGAGTACACCCAACCCTGCCCACCTAGGTGCAGTGATGCAAAGAaccatttgcaggaaaatggttcaCTCTGGCTTCAGGATCAAAATATAAACCCGCAGGTGAGTGTGAGGTAAAGCAGGACCAAGGCTGAAGGCCCCCCATTCTACAGCCACAAGCCTTCAGGAGATTGGGGAGCTAGAAGGACACCATGTGTGGTCCATGCGATCAGTTGGGGACTGCTGGTGAGCTGAGCGACACACTACAGCAGCCTTTGAAGTCAGCAGTTCTGCCTTAGGCACCAAATGGATGGTAAATGTGCATACTTTGTCTTCTGTCCATGGGAGCTAAACTCCTCTGCTTGGCATTTAAGCTCCACATTTATCTGTCTCTCCAAATGGTGACAAGATTGGAACCTTCAGGCCTGCCCTGGAGCCAAGGAGCATATTTCCTCTGTGTGCTCCCATTGATGGGCCTAAAATGATGGAGGCAGACTCACCTCATCTCTGCTAGAGGCTGTCTAACATGATAGTGTGCTCCTTGGCATTGGAGCTGCTTAAGTAGAGGCTGAGACACTTGAAAAGAGGAAAGGTAATTCCTATTTAGAGGCAATGGGGAGAAGCCGCTGGATGATGTCAAAGGTTCCTTCCTGCCCTTGTGGTCTAGGGTTTGATGCTCAGATGAAAGGTCCTGGCGCCAGCTCCCAGGCTGCAGAGGGAGACTCACTCAGGGTCCAGGACAGACGTACTCGTCTGACCAGTCAGAGCAGTGCTGCACATGGTCCTGGCACAGCACCCTCGGGATACAGCTGCAGTACTTGAAGACAGTTGGAGTGCATCTCCACCATCCAGGGCCACAAGGTGGGCATGCAGTcactggagaggaagaagaaggggctGGTCCGGGGCTCTCCATACACTAGGGCACTCTCTAGCTCTGCAACAAGCCATAGCTCCTGTAGCCTTAGGCCATCTAGTGTAGGGCGACTTTGTCCCTGGTTTCCCTGCAGCAGGGAGAATTGAACTCCATAATTCATTGGCTGTGTGACCTGCTTACCCATCTAAGCCTTGGTTTCCATCTGCTCAATTGTTGAGTAAAAGAAACTAGGCAGATAGCCGGGCAATgctggcgctcacctttaatcgggaggaagaggcaggcagatctctgtgagttcgaggacagcctggtctataagagctagttccaggacaggctccaaagccacagagaaaccctgtctcaaaaaacaaaacaaaacaaacataaaaagtaGGCAGAGTTTGGACATTAATGAATTTGTAAATACGGATTTACCaagctcagcttcctgcttcactCTGACTCCGGTATAGACATCCCTCAGACGCCCTGGGGGTGTTTCATCTTCTGTCCCCTGCCCTGTGCTCACGGCTCCAGCATTCCTCTTTACACACCAGCCCTGACTGTTCTGCCCCCTCCCTTGGGAATGCCCACATATGAATTGTGGCCTCCagtcctgccctgccctcctcacAGGGTTTCTGGGAGGTTCCCAGGACAGAAGGCTCAGATCAAGAAAGCTAGGGCAgtgcgccgggcgttggtggtgcacacctttaattccatcactcgggaggcataggcaggcggatctctgtgagttcgagaccagcctggtctacaagagctagttccaggacagcctccaaagccacagagaaaccctgtctcaaaaaaccaaaaaaaaaaaaaaaaaaaaaaaaaaaagaaagaaagcaagcaagctagGGTAGGGCAGTGTCTTTGCTCAGTCCCCCTCTGTGCTCTGGTCCCCATCCTGGAGGCAAGTCCCTCACAGGAGAGCTTCTCCTACCCAGCGCCTCTACCCAGAGGTGTTCAAGTGGGAGTAGGAAACCTCTTTCCAGGTGCAAGGAAAGCCTGCAGGGGACTCGGAGCATCCTGCTCAGACTGTGCCCCTGGCTACTGCCTGGCTGCCTGTTCCTGCCCACCTGTGCCCAGACCCCCACCTGGGCTCAATTCATCTGAGCAGTCCCCACAGTTGTTGGTGCCATCACATTTCTGGTCGGAGTAGATCCAAGAGGCTGGGTCTCCACAGTAGGCCAGGAGGAAGCTGGGAAGGCTCCGGGGCACATCTCCTAGAGACGGACAAATGGGCAGGACAAAATTCACCTCTGACCTCAGTACCTGGGCCACCTGCAGCTGGATCACTCTGTTCAACCTGGCAGTCAGTGCACTTAGGTCTCCCCATCGGTTCTGGAAAGGGCACAGGAGGTCTTCCAGGAGGGAGGTCGGGTCCAGGGAGTGGAGTGTTCTTGCTCTGTGTACCTGTTGCTGGGTGGCAAGAGGCCTGGAGAGCACCTTCATTCCCTACCCAGTCCTTGTGTGTTCCCACCTCAGCATTGCATGTACCATCACCGCAGAAGTCCTTCTTGCCACCCCTGCTAGTCCCCCCACCTTCAATCCAAGGTCAAGTTCTTTCCCACCAGGCAGCCTCCTTATCAGGATGTAGCAGGTAGAACCCAGATTCCTTACAATAGGCCCCTGTGTTCCAAAGTAGCTTCCACTACTTCAGATAGTAGTGTACAGGGTGACCCAAAGTCACACAAACCCAGACCAGTCTCTAGGCAGTCTCTGTTGGGCTTGTTGGAGCGGCGTTTGGAGCAGGAGCTGGAGTGTGGACCAGGTGAGCTTTTTGTTGCCATTGatacagggtttcatgtagcccaggctggcctaaaacttgcaGTGTAGCCaacgatgaccttgaactcctgatccttctgtgtCCACCTTccaagtgatgagattacagtgtgtaccaccactcttGGATTCGGGCTAAATGATTCTTTAAAGTCCCAACCCCTGCCTCAACCTCATAGCTCTCTGCCTGCCTCGGGTCTCCTCACTCATTCATGTTTTCTTGTGCATTCGCACAGCCAGGCTCTTCTCCTAAAAACAGGTGTTTAAGGTATGGGGCCTTCCAATTCATTCACTCACTTGCTCATTGATTCAGCAAGTCATTCTGGATATCCTTATCCCAATACCAGAACTCCAGTATCAAGCAGTCCAGAGCAGACTGCCACAGAGGCATTCACAGGCTGATGGGGGTAGCAGAGGTGATGCCAGTGTAACTAGGGCCAAGACACAGGGAGGTAAGGGTCTTTAGGAGCCTAAAGAAGGACTGTTGACCTCCAGCAGGAGTCAGGGAAGGCTTCCAGGAAGAGGTATCATGTGAACTCTGCCTTGAAGGGTGGCCACAGATTCTGGGGAGTGGAAATGACAATGAAAGATCCACCAATGTATAGCAGAAGGTCTTGGCTAAGGCACCATGTCACCATAGGCACGGGGACATGGAGGCGGCCTAAGAATGTTCCGCAGGACTGTGTGGAGAATTAAGGGGGCTGTGGGGGACATGGAACTGAGGGTGTACTCACGGCACAAGCGTTCATCCTCATCCTCACCATAGGGACAGGTGAGAATGCCATCACACACCCCATGGGCTGGGATGCAGTGCCTTCGGTCATGGCATAAGAAGCCTGTCCTGTTGGTCATTGTCACACAGGACTGGGTCCCTGTAGGATCAAGAGAGGCCCCGGAATGAAGGTGGTGCTCATAAAGACAGCCTTGAGATGGGCAAGGTGGGCATTGCACAGGGTCCCCCAGTGAGTCCCTTTGAGCTCCTTGGAGGGCCCGGGGCAGTGGTGAGGCCCTAAACTCCATGGCATCTGTGGGCTGAAGCTGCCACTCTGCCATTGCCATATCATAGCAGGCACAGGTAACCTGGCCCCTCCAGCCAAGGTCCTTTGTCTCCAAAATACAGGTCAGAGCCTAGTCCCAGGGGAATGTGGAATGTCAGGGACAACAAGATAGTTCCAGACACTGTGGATCACAGGGTGTGCAGAGTGGGTCACTGGTTTGGCCACACAGGAAGCATTGAGGGCAGTGTGCCATCATTCACATGGCTTTAATGATGGCTCTCCTGGAACCAGTTTAGCTTGTTGCAAATTGTACATTTGTGCCGTCTAGGGACAGAATGTCACAATCCCTCCCATCTGGGTATACCTTAAGAGTCTGCAGACTTCCATGTTTTTATTGTTCCTCCAAGTACTCCTGAGAAGTGGTATGCTTAAACCCTGCCAGAGGAGGAGAGACACCCACCCCTAGAGGTAGCCCAAGACTTAACGGGGAAACTAAGGAGATGGGAGTCATAGATTGTGCCTGTGGGCACAGGtgtgaatgggggaggggaagcaggagGCCTGTCAGCACATCGTGCCTCATACCCAGAGCAACCTCCACGAGCCATGGGAAGCACTCTTAGGGACACACACTGCCACAGAAGCAGACAGGAAAACgaacacattcacatgcacacacctgcacattcGGGCACACGCATAAAGACAAGATGCACAgatagacatgtacacacacatggacacatggacacacacacacacacacacacacacacacacacacacacacacacacacacacggacacggacacggacacggacacatggacacagacacactgGCATGCACACTAATGTGGGCACAGGCAGGCAGGAACCTGCATACATATGGGTGCTGTGGAATattgaagatgtgttacttttttttttatgctgtggaacatttgtttaatcatgcaaagatgtgttgcattcttttatgttgcatttgtttaactctgtgaagctgtgtaactttgcctgtctaaaacacctgattggtctaaaaaagagctgaacggtcaatagcgaggcaggagagagagaaataggtgaggctggcagacagagagaataaataggaggagaaggcagaaggggatcaagaaaaggaggagagaggataccagctacagagtaagaattaaagaaaggaatagagaatagagaaacgtgaaagcccagaggcaaaaggtagatggggtaATTTAAGTTAGGAAAAACTGGCTGGAAACAAGTCAAGCTACGGctaggcattcataactaagaataattctccatgtatttatttgggagttgggtggcaggcccccaaagaggaaaaaaaaagaaaaaaaacacaaaaagccaaaaacaaaataaaccccaaCAACAtatgggcatacacacacacacacacacatgtgaacacaagCAGCAGGCATttgcatgcatacagacacacacacgcacataggcaggcacctgcacacatacagacattcacacacacatgcacacaggcaggcaggcaggcacctgcacacatacagacattcacacacacatgcacacaggcaggcacctgcacacatacagacactcacacatacatgcacacagccaggcacctgcacacatacagacactcacacacatgcacacaggcaggcatCTGCATGCACAAGCactgacacacatgtgcacacatgcatgcacacacgcttGCATATACAGGTCCATGGCTCCAGTTCACGCTTCTACACTGTCAGGGTGGAATGCTGTGGTTTCACACTTCCTCCTCATCCCTTGCAGTGGCCCCGCCTggccatggagccatctctcaaaAAGCAAGGAAGAAGTATGGGACAATCCTCTTGGAACATGGCCACCCTCCCAAGTGCAGCTTTTAAGGTCCTGGGCGCCTGACCCCACCCACTCACATCCACCTGGCTTCTTGCCATCTTTCCTTCTCACGTGTCCCATCACAGGGTCTCCACACGCACTGTTCCCTGTGCCTGGGATGCTGTTCCTGACaatctccactttctcttcccaTCTTGGGTCTCTTTCACTCCCCATagtgctccctccctccctccacactgATCGGATGAGGGCCTTGGTTCCAGACTCCTGACCCCCGTTAGGCCTTGGGGGGGTTTCACCACTTGCATTGGGGGGTTCATCACTGCAGTCAGACCACAGGGAAGTTGTGAACACAGCCTGGTCTGTCCAGGTGGTCAGGGTAGGGAATAGGGAGTGCACTCGCTGGTTGTGGGGGCTGAGGAAGCTCCTAGCCCAGCTCAGGGGACAGAGAGAGTTTCTTAGAGGAAGTAACAGCAAAAACACGACCTCTCGGGAGTGCATGTTGGGgctggctccgtggttaagagcacttgttgctcttccagaggacttgggttcaattcccagcaaccacatggaggctcacaaccatctgcagctACAGTGCCAGGTGTCTGACGTCATCTTCTGTCCTCCCTGGCCACCAGGTACACTTGTGGTCTAgagatatatgcaggcagaacacccgtatacataaaaataaaccttaaaactaaaagaaaaatgtaaaatgacgCATGTCAAGGATGTGTAAAAGGCCTCTTCAGACTTGTGTCCATACATGCACAGGTGTCTGTGTTTGTACCATGAGGAACCACTCAAGCCACTTCAGAGAGAAGCCAGGCAACGCTAGGGCTCCCATCTCCCTGAGCCACCACGCCTCCCTCTTGCCACCCTGACCTGGTATGCGGGGTGGACGTCCGAGGATGGTGGCCACGGCAAGCAAGGTGGCAAGCATGGCCAGCACTAGCATCAGGAAGGCCGAGAGGCAGGCCCCTCTGCGTGAGCAGCAGAAGGGGCCACAGCCTGTGGAAGGGAAGATAATGAGAGGTGCAGGGATCCCCTGGATCCCACCCAGCCCTGCAGGCAGCTCTCCCTTCTCAGGGAGCACTCCTAAGCTCCCCCCCCCTGCCCCGGCCCCCGTGACACTCTCTGGTCCTGCCTGtgctccaccatcaccaaatgcCATCGCTAGGTAGCCTCTGCCCCACTGAGGCTGTCTCCCCTTCCTGTCCTTCCTGGTCTATCCTCATGACCAGGAGGGTATGTACCCTGCCTGAAAGGACCACAGGTTCATCACAGCCATGATTCCTATTTTTCACAAAAGTCCTTTATCTCTGTGGATGACAAACTGGGAGTCAAAGAAACAAATGTTCCAGTCACCCTGCACTGGGCTGAGGCATGACACCTGTTTGATGCCCAAACCCAGACCTTATCCTCAATGCCAGTCTAAAATCTGTTTTAGTGCCCTCCAGAATGCTGCCTGGAGTCCAGCTCCATCAGTTCCTAgctgggccacacagtgagacacttcactTCTCTGTGCCTCAATGGTACCATGATGGCTATCGTGGTTTGCTGGGGGCTGGTTTGTTGAATGTTTAAAACAGCAGGTGTTATTGTGAGCTAAGTATTTGCTGTGCATCTACCATGTGTCAAGCCCTTGTCTAGGCATTGTAGAAACAGCAGTAATGGGAGTAACTTGCAGATGCCCCCATACTCTAGAATTGTTTTGGCTTCCccaattcctttttgttttgttttcaagacagagtctcactatatggctctggctgtcctggaactcactatgtaaaccaggcttgcctcgaactcaggTATCTGTCTGCcttcacctctcaagtgctggaattaatgacgtgcaccactatgcctggcttcacTCCCCTAAAGCAGCTCTGTAGAAGGCACAAAAGTGGCTTTCCTTGCCCTCACAGAGCTCGCAGCTACACTTGAAGAGCCAGACACCACAGGAAGGAGGGTGGAGACTCGGTCCCGTGTGCTAGGCCACAGAAGCGCGGGGGCAGGTTTGATTCATCCCTGTGGCCCCTGGTCAGG
This DNA window, taken from Cricetulus griseus strain 17A/GY chromosome 2, alternate assembly CriGri-PICRH-1.0, whole genome shotgun sequence, encodes the following:
- the Ldlrad1 gene encoding low-density lipoprotein receptor class A domain-containing protein 1 isoform X2, whose protein sequence is MNKIFPQGDAESNTAAGGKARPGEEGCGPFCCSRRGACLSAFLMLVLAMLATLLAVATILGRPPRIPGTQSCVTMTNRTGFLCHDRRHCIPAHGVCDGILTCPYGEDEDERLCRDVPRSLPSFLLAYCGDPASWIYSDQKCDGTNNCGDCSDELSPVTACPPCGPGWWRCTPTVFKYCSCIPRVLCQDHVQHCSDWSDEYVCPGP
- the Ldlrad1 gene encoding low-density lipoprotein receptor class A domain-containing protein 1 isoform X1, encoding MNKIFPQGDAESNTAAGGKARPGEEGDVPRSLPSFLLAYCGDPASWIYSDQKCDGTNNCGDCSDELSPVTACPPCGPGWWRCTPTVFKYCSCIPRVLCQDHVQHCSDWSDEYVCPGP